TCTGGAATCCGAAGAATTGACCATCATCTAAGTGAAGCTCCAAGGCTTCGGGATTCGCCTCCTCCCACGCTGACATGGCGTCATCGGCTTGCGTTGCGCTGGTTACGGCAGGCAGGCCTGCATATGCTGGGTTGTTGTTTCGCAGATCCCTATAAGCGTCACGGCGAGGACCTGCTTGTATGAGTCCTCGGATCGGAACGAAGTCGGGATTTTGAAGAACCGAACCATGGTATCGCCCTGTCGACGTAGTTTGATCGAAGATGCGTGTGACGACCAGCTCGCCATTGCGCACTCTGCTCGCAAAGCTTTCAGCCTCAAGAGGCGTAAGCTGATTGTAAGTCAGCTCGATACTTACCTCTAGATCTTCATCGCGACCGTAGAAATCGTCGGAAGGCAGCTTCTTCGATGTCGAATAGAAGGCCTGTAATGCTTTTAGCACACTGGATTTACCAGCCCCGTTCCCACCAATCAGTGCAGTATGGGCACCGACCTCAATCGTCACGTTTTTCAATGATCGGAAGTTCTGGACCCGGATCTGTTTTAGCTGCAAAGCTGTTCTCCAACTGGAAGTAGGGAGACTTATGAATCAGACGATTATCAATGCGATACAAGAACGACTACTCCTGACCTTCAATTATAAGGGCAAAACGCGAGTGGTTGAGCCCCACACTTACGGCGTTCAGCACAATGGGAATGAGAGCTTGAGCGCGTGGCAGCTTTCTGGTGGGAGCGGGGAGGATTTTCGCCTTTACATCCTTTCCGAGATGACTGCGATCGTGCCGCAAGACGAACCGTTCGAAGACGAACGACCCGCCTACCAAAAAGGTGACCGACGATATTCTAGGATCTTCGCCGAGTTGTAGCTGAAGAACCCGCCGAGGAATACCGAAGGTCGAATGACAGCGCTTTGCTGGCTAATCTCTTGAAGCAGACGGTCGGCAGGCGGCCCAATTGCGGGCGGGCATGTTGCGATCGACGAAAGACCGAATGTGGGCCGAAACTGGTCGGTCCGGTTTCGGCAGAGTTCATCGAAATGCGGTCATTCTGCTAATCAGTCGAAGTGGTTCAGTTGTCTGTCGCGATAGGTCACTCCGAACCGGACATATGAGCCAATCAGTGTGGAACCAGCGGCGGGCAAATTTTCGAGCCAATGGCTCGATCAAGCTCGGCGGATGGCCGTCGCCTTTGATTCCTTACGCACAGAGCCATCTCGTTCGATCGTTGTGGTACGAACTACATCTACTCCATCCATCCCAGCTTCGAAGGTCACGGAGTTCAACTCGGTATCGAACCCGCCGAAGCAGCTTTGCATTGCCTTAAGAAAGCCAACCTCCGCTAAAGGCCGTGGCGGTGGTTTCGGGTTGTTGCGAGGACTCGGGATAGTGGCTGGAAAAAGATAAATACAAGGTGGCGGTAGACGATAGGGGCCGACCTCGTTTACTCGTTCTGGCGCGTCGTCAATCTTTGGGCAGGTTCTAGCGGCCGTTCCGCAAAGCCAATCCCAAACGATTAATCCGTCAACCTGCTTCTTCTCCGAGATCACATCGGCCGAGAAGCGCACATGAATACCAGACCAAACATTGTGGCGTGGATCAGCTCCTTTGTTTTGGCATACGCTCCATACAATGAACTCATTAGCATGTGGCGGGCGAGCTGAGATATTCGTGTTATTACCGTCTAGGCAGCCCTTGAGCTCGATAGCTGCGATCTTGTCGTCGTTGAGTGTGACGGAATAGTCGTGGCGATTGGCATTGCCAGCCTCAATCCAATTCTTGATGTAGCCTGCATCCTCCATGTGATTGAGGATGTGAGCAACGAACGCTTTCTTCTCTGCCATTGAGGCGGAAATTTGACCTCTGACGCGCTGAATAGAGCCTTCGAAGATGCCACTTTCGTAAAAGTCCTTCTCGCTTAAGCCGAATGTATTCAGCTCATGCGACCTCGTTTTGAGGGTTTCTGAAAACTCTTCGATTTGACGCTTCAGATCGGGATCTTTTCGGCACGGAATTGGGTCATTCATGCGGCGCTGACGTCCTCTTTGGCCATTGCATGAGCGATTATCGGCTCAAATAGATGTTTCGCCAAGTATCTAACCACAGGAACTGCCACTCCATCCCCTGTCAGATGATATGCTTCATTGTATCCGTCGGGCAGCTTGTAGCTGTCCGGGAGACCCATAAGTCGGGCTGTCTCCCTCGAAGAGATCAGGCGAGACCTTATTTTCTCGCCCTCCACGACTAAGATCAATTGACGCGACGAACCACCCGCAGGCGTTCGCAAGCAACCGGCGATATTGTCGAACCGAACCTCCGCGCGTTGAACCTTAATTCCGTGGTGGAAGCGGGTGCGCTTGTAGACGCCGCCAACCATGCGCACACCAGCCAGCTTTGCCGTCTCAACCTTGGCCAAGTTCACATCGCTCATCATTGATAAAAGATCGCGCGTTTCGCGGGCCGTGTGCCATTTGACGCTCTTGGGATTCTCCTCGATCAAATCCCGGAAATCTTGCTTTCGCTCCGGCGGATTCGGCATGCTCCACCAAAGCCAGCTTTCCTTAAGAACCTGAGGCAATAAATCATACGCGCGCTTGATAGCGGGAGTATGCCATGGGCTTTGAGGCTCGCTCTCCGTGTTGGTCGCAGCCAAATCGTGGCGTACGCCGATGACGAACAGACGCGGACGGGATTGGGGCACGAAAAGCGACGCATCGACCACAACGGCACCGAACCGATATCCCAGACCGTGTAACGCATCGCAGATGGCTACGAAGTCTTTGCCTTTGTGAGACGTCAGCGTACCGACGACATTTTCGAGCGCTATGATTTTTGGTGCGCGTCCATCGCGGGCAAGCTCATCGATGATTGCGATGAACGGCCAAAATGTTCCGGACCGGTCGCCTTTAAGACCTGCTCCTCCGCCCGCTAGTGACAGATCTTGGCATGGAAACGAGCCCCACACCATGTCTGGCTCTTCCGGCAACGTCAGCGGATCGACGTTCCGAATATCATCGACGACAATATCGCCCCCGCCCCAGTTCCGGGCATATGTCGCTCCCTTCTTCTTATCGAAGTCATTTGCGAACAAGCACGTCCAATTGGCACCAAGCCCAGCGCGCGCCATGCCGCCGCCCGCGAAGAACTCATAGAAGCTGAAATCAGATGATTGCTTTGCCATGTCACTGGGGACGCTACATAGAGAACAAGGGCAGAACAAGGGGGGATCGCAATCAGCGCTATCCTATGCCCATCAAATTGGACAACCTAAGGGCATTTTATGAGACCAAGTTTCAGAAACCGAGTGCAATTCCTTAAGCAGAACATTTTTGAAGCGGATGATCCTGCGCTCGCCAAACCGCCTCAGATCCAAAACATAATCTATCGGACAGACGATGAGGAAAAAAAGTGGATTGAGAAGTCCACTGAGATGATAGGCGATTTCAGATCGGTCTTTCGAAGCGTCTATATGCGCTGGGCGATTACCATAAATTCGCTCTTCGTCGCGCGCGACCGCTATCAATCACATCCAAACCTCGGTCTTCGCGTTGATACGGTGAGAGCGAGCGCCGATGGTCCTGAACGCGTCGAACTGGCACTTTGGCATGGCCAGGAAGCGTCAAGGAATTACGATGTCTGCATACCTCTCATGGGCGGCTATGGCATTCAGGATATGTATGGTGCGCTGGAAGAGGTCGTATTCGAATTGTACGAAATCTATCTCGACGCCCATCCTCAGGAGTTGATGAAGGGGGATGATTTCAAGCCCCTTCGCAAACTCTATCGCGACCGAGAAACGAGCCCCGAAGCAGCGACAAAGCATAAAGAGGCATGGAGCGAGCGCTTAGACAGCTGGCGCAGGAAACGCGCTTACGACGGTCTTCACAAAGTGTTCGCTGCATATTTCAAGAAAGCCGGTTTGAAGCGGCCCAGTTGGTACACCCAGAGTGACATCGGATCGTGGGCGAAAGCTATAGAAACCGTCGGTCTTATTCGCCATCACGTTACCCATGGAGAAGACCTTGTCTCTGAGGAATTAGGTCGGCTTTGTGCAGAACAGCCTCAGCTTGGGCTTGATCTGAAGGCCGGTGAGCAGCTCGTAATCTATACCGAGCACCTAATGCTTGTAGAGGCGTTCTTCGACCAACTCCTTACAGCGATAAATATCAGCCTACTGGAGAAAGGTCATGGCAAACCATTGCCGAAGCCGGAGCCTTAGAGTGAAGGGCGAGATGTCGCGCCATCCGCGTTTGCGCTTTTGGGGGCGCGTAGCTGACCTTCCGCAATGCTCGAAAACGACCCGGGGCAAGCGGTTCGCGCTGTGGTCGTTCCTGCACATGTTCGGGTCCGCCCCCGACCTCGACGTGGCGTTCGAGAACGAGGAAGACCGGGAAGCAGCCCGCAACTTCATGGATCTCCTGGCAGCATCGGAAAGCGACGGCGAAAGCTGATTGCAGCGGGATCATGCGACCCTTCAGACCCGTACCCGATACCCATCCGGCTTTCTTCGCGAACAGTCCTGAACCAGGTCAGCTGAGGAGCCGCAACCCGTTCCTTTGACGGCCGTGTTGTCGCGCTTCGCGCGCCTGCCCGCACCACCCGTCATGAACAGGTTCCCCTTCGGCCCTTCAGGCCTGCGGTGCAGCCCTCCCATGCCCTGCTTCTTCTGGATGTTCGCAAGCCGGAGATGATCTCCGGTTTGAGGAACTGAAGGAACTTTCATCATGACCAACATTGCAATCCTCACCGGCCGCATCGCCCGTGAACCCGACACCCGCGAGACCAAGGGCGGCACCAACGTTACCGGGATCACAGTCGTCACCGATCGTCCCGCACGCGACAAGGACGGCAAGACCTACAAGGACGAGAACGGCTACACCGCCAAGGAAAGCGAGTTCCACCGGGTGACCTGCTTCAACGGCCTCGCCAAGACCGTCGGGCAGTACTGCACCAAAGGCCAGCTGGTTTCGGTCCAGGGCCGCATCCACTATACCCAGTGGGAAGACAAGGACGGGGTCACGCGCTACGGCACCGAGATCCTCGCCGACAAGGTCGACTTCCTCTCTCGCGGTAGTGGTTCGAGCGACGACAACGACAACACCGACGCTCCCGAGATCGACTGATCCTTCCCATCGTCGATTCCGCTCGAAAGGGGTGCTGTCCAGACCGGACGGCACCCCTTCTTGCATTGTACAACCTCTCTGGCGGGGGAGGGGGCCTGGCTCACGGTTCTCCCATTCTGATGGCCGTACAACCGGCGCGTCAAGGACGGCAGGGTCCCACCATTTTGCCTCCCCTTCGCTGCGCTACGGTCCGACAAAATCGTTACCCCTACCGCCGCTGCGCGGTCGCCCTTCGGGACGATCCCTGACCCGCCGGCCGCACACCCATCCGTCCTGCTCCTGCCGTCAACGGCAGACATCAGGAGGATACAATGGCTTCAATTGCTCAGCACAATTCGAACTCGGAACGCTACTTTGCCGCGCTGGCTGTGGCAGAGCTTCGGGCGCTGCACAGCTTCTTCGATCAGCATATCGTTGAGGATAAGCGCTTGGGATATTTTGCCCTGGACGAGGGCGACTACAATGCACTTCCGGCGCACCTTGCAGCGCGCGTGGTGCATACGGTGCATGGGGCAATGTCAGACGAGTTCTGACCGCACGAACAGGGCAGGGGCCGGTAACGGTTCCTGCCCTTTTTTCTTGTTCGCAGTGGCGCATAACAAGAGCAATATGCCCCTCGGTGAGGGGGACGATTAGAAACGCACATGGCATCCGACATTGCCGCGTTTCGCGAATGCTATCTGGTCCCGATCACAAAGCCGAAAACGTGATCGGACGTAGCTTGATAGGTTTAGGGGTTGGCTCCTGACAGCCGGTGCCACGCCACCGATCCGGGGTGCCTTGTGATTAGTTTCGATAGGGTTGTAGAGATCGACCTACCGAATTCAGCCGACCACGATTTCCGCCAATGGAAGGCCAGTTTGTAGCCCAGAGCAATTTTGGGCTAAAATCTCACGCTGTCCCAGCAATGCCCGTTTGCTCTCGCTCCGAAAATAAGAACGTAAAATCAATACATTGAACGGGTCTTGGGAGCTCCTGGCAACGGCCGCGCAATTGGGAACTTGACAGGCACACCGTACGCAGCGGGTGCTGCAATGGAAGGCATTAAAATGCTTCGCGAATTCACGAAATCTCGCCGATGTCATCTTCTGTGCCGGATGCGGTCCAGTTGCTCGCTCGTCCGTGCCGAGTCGGCACAGATCCATCTAGCCTCCTGCAATTGTTTGTGAATTTTCCGTTTTCCTACACCCCGTGCTGCGGCCTAGAGTGGCACTTGCCTTTCGAAGGGTGAGCCAGGTTCTTTGA
This is a stretch of genomic DNA from Erythrobacteraceae bacterium WH01K. It encodes these proteins:
- a CDS encoding WYL domain-containing protein yields the protein MNQTIINAIQERLLLTFNYKGKTRVVEPHTYGVQHNGNESLSAWQLSGGSGEDFRLYILSEMTAIVPQDEPFEDERPAYQKGDRRYSRIFAEL
- a CDS encoding DNA cytosine methyltransferase, whose protein sequence is MAKQSSDFSFYEFFAGGGMARAGLGANWTCLFANDFDKKKGATYARNWGGGDIVVDDIRNVDPLTLPEEPDMVWGSFPCQDLSLAGGGAGLKGDRSGTFWPFIAIIDELARDGRAPKIIALENVVGTLTSHKGKDFVAICDALHGLGYRFGAVVVDASLFVPQSRPRLFVIGVRHDLAATNTESEPQSPWHTPAIKRAYDLLPQVLKESWLWWSMPNPPERKQDFRDLIEENPKSVKWHTARETRDLLSMMSDVNLAKVETAKLAGVRMVGGVYKRTRFHHGIKVQRAEVRFDNIAGCLRTPAGGSSRQLILVVEGEKIRSRLISSRETARLMGLPDSYKLPDGYNEAYHLTGDGVAVPVVRYLAKHLFEPIIAHAMAKEDVSAA
- a CDS encoding single-stranded DNA-binding protein, whose protein sequence is MTNIAILTGRIAREPDTRETKGGTNVTGITVVTDRPARDKDGKTYKDENGYTAKESEFHRVTCFNGLAKTVGQYCTKGQLVSVQGRIHYTQWEDKDGVTRYGTEILADKVDFLSRGSGSSDDNDNTDAPEID